Sequence from the Egibacter rhizosphaerae genome:
GTTGTTGACGAGGACCGCCACCGGCCCGGCCTCCGCCGCCAGATCGGCGACCTCCGCCTCGTCGGTGACGTCGCACTCCCTCACGGTGACTGCACCGCGGCGTCCCGACGCCGCGTCGGCTTCGGCCGCGGCCTCCTCCAGGGTCCCGCGGTCCCGGCCGGTCGCGACGACGTCGTAGTCCTCGGCGGCGAGGCGGGCCACGACCGCGCGGCCGATGCCCCGACCGCCGCCGGTCACCAGCGCGGTGCGCGCCTCGTCCGGCGTCATCCGAGGAGCTCGCGGGCGACGATGGTGCGCTGGATCTCGCTGGCGCCCTCGTAGATGCGGGGCGCGCGGACCTCGCGGTACAGGTGCCCGAGCAGGTGGCCCTCCTCGAGGCCGGCGGCGCCGTGGAACTGCAGCGCCCGGTCGACGACCCACTGGGCGGTCTCGGTCGCGTGCAGCTTCGCCATGGCCGCAGCCTGCGTGGCGCGGTGACCCGCGTCGAGCCGGGCGGCCGCATCGTAGACGAGCAGCCGGGCGGCCTGGGTGCGCGTGGCCATCTCCGCGAGGTCGTGCGCCACCGCCTGGTGCGCGGCCAGCGGTTTGCCGAACGTCTCGCGCTGCTGGGTGTAGGCGATCGCGGCGTCGAGCGCGGCCTGCGCCATGCCGACCGCGAACGCGCCGACGCTCGGGCGGAAGCGGTCGAGGGTGGCCATCGCGACGCGCAGCCCCGCGTCGACCTCTCCCAGCACGTCGTCCCGCGAGACGGGCACCGCGTCGAACGCGAGCCGTCCGACCGCGTGCGGGGCGATCAGGTCGAGCGGCTCCCCGGTGAGCCCGGGCGCGTCGCCGGCCACCACGAACGCGGTCACCCCACGGCCGCCCCGGCCGTCGGATGCGGGGCTCGTGCGCGCGAAGACGGTGTAGACGTCCGCGTCGGGCGCGTTCGAGATCCAGGCCTTCTCGCCCGACAACCGCCAGCCGTCACCGTCGGGCTCGGCCGCGAGCTCCAGCGCCGCCGGGTCGGATCCGGCCTGCGGCTCGGTCAGCGCGAACGACGCCACGGCCTCGCCGCGGGCCACCGCAGGGATCCACCGCTGCGCGAGCGCCCGGGAGCCCGCCTGCAGGATCGAGAACGCCCCGAGCCCCTGCAACGCGATCGCGGTCTCGGCGGCCGTGGACGCGCGGGCCGCGCCCTCGCGCAACACGCAGAGCTCGACCGCCGACGCGGCGGCCGGGCCTCGGCCACCGAACTCCTCGGGGAAGATCCGACCGATCATCCCCCTCGCGCCGAGTTCGGCCAGCAGCGCACGGTCGACCCGCCCGTCGTCGCGGGCGCCCTCGGCCGACGAGGCGACCGCGTCGCGCACCGCATCCACGCGTCCGTCGAGATCCAGGGGCAGCGTCATCCCGGCCACGTCGTCGGGGCGGTCGGCGTCGGCCATGGCAGCTCCTTTGCGGGCGGGCTCCCTCAGTGGGCGGACCACCGCGGGTCGCTCACGGGCTGGCCGCTCACGGACGCTCGGAGCGGGGTGAGGCATCTTACCGATGTGACGGCGGTTACGATGCCGACAGGTCACGGCCCGCGCGAGCATCGCGGCCCGCGCGGGGTGACGTCGAGCGGCGTCGGAGGGTGACAGACGGTGCGAATCACCACGGTCGGGGGTGGCCCCGCGGGCCTGTACGCCGCGATCCTGCTCAAGCGCGGGGACCCGACGCGCCACGTCACCGTCTACGAGCGCAACGCGCCCGACGACACGTTCGGGTGGGGCGTGGTGTTCAGCGCCGCGACCCTCGCCGAGCTCGAGGACACCGACGCGATCAGCTACGACCGCCTGCTGCGCGCCTGTGCCCGTTGGGACCCCGTCGACGTCGAGCACCGCGGGCGCGTCGTGCGGGCGCTCGGCAACCGCTTCGCCGCGATCAGCCGCAAGCGTCTGCTGCAGATCCTGCAGGAGCGTTGCGGCGAGCTGGGCGTGGACCTGCGGTTCGAGACCGAGGTTGACCCCACCGACCTCGGCGGCGCCGACCTCGTCCTCGCTGCCGACGGCATCAACAGCCGGGTGCGGGACCAGTACGCGGACGTGTTCGCGCCGCGGCGGCGGGTCGAAGGGGGACGGTTCATCTGGCTCGGCACGACCCGGCGCTACGACGCCTTCACGTTCGTCTTCGCCGAGCACGAGGCCGGGGTCTTCCAGGCGCACGCCTACCCGTACGACACCGAGCTGGCCACCTTCATCGTCGAGTGTGCCCCCGAGGTCTGGCAGCGAGCCGGGCTCGACACCCGGGCCGCCGGTGAGCTCGCGCCCGGCGAGAGCGACCCGCACGCGATCAAGTTCTGCGAGGAGCTGTTCGCCGACCACCTCGGCGGACACCCCCTGATGGGGAACTACTCCCGCTGGCTGGAGTGGACGACGCTCTCGAACCGCGCGTGGCACCACGACCGCCTCGCCCTCCTCGGCGACGCGGCCCACACCGCGCACTTCTCCATCGGCTCGGGCACCAAGCTCGCGATGGAGGACGCCATCGCGCTCGCCCGGGCCGTGGACACCACGACCGACGTGGCGAGCGCGCTCGTCGCGTACGAGGCCGAGCGCAAGCCGGTGGTCGAGCGCATGCAGGAGGTCGCGCGCGAGAGCCTCCAGTGGTTCTCGCGCACCGACCGCTACGTGCACCTGCCGACGCCCCAGTTGGCGTTCGGCCTGTTGGCCCGTTCGCGCCTGACCTACGAGCGCATCCGCCAGCGTGACCCGACGTTCGTGACCGCCGTGGACCGGTGGTTCGCGGCCCGCAGCCAGCCGCGTGGCGAGCCGACGGCCCCGACCGCCGCGCCACCCCCGGCCTTCGCCCCCGCCCGGATCGCCGGGCTCGGGCTCGGCAATCGCATGGTGCTCGCCAGCGAGGAGGTCGCGACCGGACGCGACGGGCAGCCGGACGAAGCCACTCCGACCCGTCTGGCGGCGCTGGCGGCCGGCGGCGCGGGTCTCGCGCTGGTCGAGCGCGTCGCGGTGACCCCCGAGGGGCGCATCACCCCGGAGACCCCGGGGTGCTACACCGACGAGCAGGAGGCGGCGTGGCGCGACGCCCGGGCGGCCGCACGCGAGCGCGCGGACGACGTGGCGGTC
This genomic interval carries:
- a CDS encoding acyl-CoA dehydrogenase family protein, whose translation is MADADRPDDVAGMTLPLDLDGRVDAVRDAVASSAEGARDDGRVDRALLAELGARGMIGRIFPEEFGGRGPAAASAVELCVLREGAARASTAAETAIALQGLGAFSILQAGSRALAQRWIPAVARGEAVASFALTEPQAGSDPAALELAAEPDGDGWRLSGEKAWISNAPDADVYTVFARTSPASDGRGGRGVTAFVVAGDAPGLTGEPLDLIAPHAVGRLAFDAVPVSRDDVLGEVDAGLRVAMATLDRFRPSVGAFAVGMAQAALDAAIAYTQQRETFGKPLAAHQAVAHDLAEMATRTQAARLLVYDAAARLDAGHRATQAAAMAKLHATETAQWVVDRALQFHGAAGLEEGHLLGHLYREVRAPRIYEGASEIQRTIVARELLG
- a CDS encoding FAD-dependent monooxygenase, which produces MRITTVGGGPAGLYAAILLKRGDPTRHVTVYERNAPDDTFGWGVVFSAATLAELEDTDAISYDRLLRACARWDPVDVEHRGRVVRALGNRFAAISRKRLLQILQERCGELGVDLRFETEVDPTDLGGADLVLAADGINSRVRDQYADVFAPRRRVEGGRFIWLGTTRRYDAFTFVFAEHEAGVFQAHAYPYDTELATFIVECAPEVWQRAGLDTRAAGELAPGESDPHAIKFCEELFADHLGGHPLMGNYSRWLEWTTLSNRAWHHDRLALLGDAAHTAHFSIGSGTKLAMEDAIALARAVDTTTDVASALVAYEAERKPVVERMQEVARESLQWFSRTDRYVHLPTPQLAFGLLARSRLTYERIRQRDPTFVTAVDRWFAARSQPRGEPTAPTAAPPPAFAPARIAGLGLGNRMVLASEEVATGRDGQPDEATPTRLAALAAGGAGLALVERVAVTPEGRITPETPGCYTDEQEAAWRDARAAARERADDVAVGMQLVHAGARGATRPRREGVDVPLRDAWPLVAASSRPYTPRSPAPTPLDAEGRVRVREAFADAARRAAHAGFDLVEVHLGHGFLLGGYWSPLTGDADDWRDRLAYPGEVVAAVLEALDGAATLSVCWSASDLERGGTSPEDAVAGARTLADAGVGLFNVVAGQTTPRGAPGYEPHWGAGWSDLIRNEAGVPTIASGAIRDPLDASHVLAGGQADLCVLGRPHPAVPGWAHDL